One genomic region from Streptomyces sp. Li-HN-5-11 encodes:
- a CDS encoding IS701 family transposase produces the protein MGGELAAVRCDLEDFAAEMFEPFARADQRRWGTVYLRGLLLDGRRKSVEPMAARLGEDGNRQALANFITTSPWEAAHVRARLAWRMQQVIQPTALIIDDTGFLKDGDASACVARQYTGTAGKVTNCQAGVSLHLASDDASAAVDWRLFLPESWDPASPKADPGKVARRTRCGIPEDVGHVEKWQLSLDMIDETRSWGIDVPLVVADGGYGDAAAFRLGLEERGLDYVVGISTTTTAQPEEASPHIPPYSGRGPRPQPVYPEPAQAVKKLVIAAGKRAARPVQWREGSRPGSGRSGLKRMYSRFVALRIRPAGREIRKAATGPELPVRWLLAEWPATEPEPVQFWLSNLPADTPLATLVRTAKLRWRVEHDYREMKQVLGLAHFEGRTWRGWHHHVTLVSVAHAFCTLQRITRSPKDTAPA, from the coding sequence CGAGCCGTTCGCGCGGGCGGATCAGCGCCGGTGGGGAACGGTCTATCTGCGGGGCCTGCTGCTGGACGGGCGGCGCAAGTCGGTGGAACCGATGGCCGCCCGCCTGGGCGAGGACGGCAACCGGCAGGCCCTGGCGAACTTCATCACCACCAGCCCGTGGGAGGCAGCGCATGTCCGCGCCCGCCTCGCCTGGCGGATGCAGCAGGTGATCCAACCGACCGCGCTGATCATCGATGACACCGGCTTCCTCAAGGACGGTGATGCCTCGGCGTGCGTGGCCCGGCAGTACACCGGCACCGCGGGCAAAGTCACCAACTGCCAGGCCGGGGTATCACTGCACCTGGCCTCCGACGACGCGTCGGCGGCTGTCGACTGGCGTCTGTTCCTGCCCGAGAGCTGGGATCCCGCCTCACCCAAGGCCGATCCGGGCAAGGTGGCCCGCCGCACCAGGTGCGGCATCCCCGAAGACGTCGGACACGTGGAGAAGTGGCAGCTGTCCCTGGACATGATCGACGAGACCAGGTCGTGGGGCATCGATGTCCCGCTCGTCGTCGCGGACGGCGGTTACGGCGATGCCGCAGCCTTCCGTCTCGGCCTGGAGGAACGCGGCCTTGACTACGTGGTGGGCATCTCCACCACGACCACTGCCCAGCCGGAAGAAGCCAGTCCCCACATCCCGCCCTACAGCGGTCGCGGGCCTCGGCCGCAGCCCGTTTACCCCGAGCCGGCCCAGGCCGTGAAGAAGCTGGTCATCGCGGCCGGCAAGCGGGCCGCCCGCCCGGTGCAGTGGCGGGAAGGCTCCCGCCCGGGCAGCGGCCGCAGCGGCTTGAAGCGGATGTACTCGCGGTTCGTGGCCCTGCGGATCAGGCCCGCCGGACGCGAGATCCGCAAGGCAGCCACCGGCCCGGAGCTGCCGGTGCGCTGGCTGCTGGCCGAATGGCCGGCCACCGAGCCCGAACCCGTGCAGTTCTGGCTGTCCAATCTGCCCGCCGACACCCCGCTGGCCACCTTGGTGCGCACCGCGAAGCTGCGCTGGCGCGTCGAGCACGACTACCGCGAGATGAAGCAGGTCCTGGGCCTGGCCCACTTCGAGGGCCGCACCTGGAGGGGCTGGCACCACCACGTCACCCTCGTCTCCGTCGCACACGCCTTCTGCACCCTCCAGCGCATCACCCGCTCCCCAAAAGACACGGCGCCGGCCTGA
- a CDS encoding FG-GAP-like repeat-containing protein, producing the protein MTISGDAAGNLKATDATDAVFFTSPAAMMWDSSTVSSAGSSPSPAADGTARMSAAAVAASGSPATSPSGQTEQSSPEGPGHGAHIAQIPARVSAGHVTLTPDSSVLHGPKTHYPVYIDPPWNPAYASDPKTAYDEVQQGCPDKNALNSSTVPYNTPGVGMNDYSGCIGKEEAYFQFKVDPRLWSSLAHVVHATFKAVEVYSASCSLSSDVRTYLTGAIGSGTTWNTKPDLGTLQDTQTYGPACTSAPSKGFDVTDAFTKAASGNWSAVAFAMVAADESNDLYFRRFADNPTVTVEYDTAPVVSSASTSPDAATIGHTTVTLNAYVTDADQGALIQAKFTLKGKDAGGHTVYPVSDSPSQPVMPSTTVTQSGNISWKVGYLPTGSYTWTVQAYDGKYLSAVKTYAFKVDATAPGAPTVVAPAIEAGTTPAARTQVEFDIYPPADGKDIVKYAYNWGTAPPSVNPPLTVAAKSGGAMTPLFAVPRGFLHDVLYVYAIDSAGNQSGANYIAFNTLVPATTDVTGDLSGDGKPDLIIPGADGNLRLYPATGAGGLDGSVNLYLKQVGDSTDFTGARIAVGTFRHGAEQDILAVAKSGQAYIYAGNGDAEPVPCSVETGGCGNSALAKAAIVDDASFTWSKVTQVTADDSQYASAMSPNLWVTTSDGSLYWLKGTPATGVFEAPTLLATGWQNKTIAYAGVVGGYPALWARDTSSGELDLFTSTADVPAGSPASNKTVTAASGWASNAHADLFSAGGANTGTGTPDLWATDNQAVQNVFYYPAGTTAGALAAGNRVQTISPSDDFTSDGQADILAEWNDGTLHLYTGEGAGQLTDGKQIWDSSWGAIQLMVSGDFNGDGKGDVASEWNDGTLHLYTGTGTGGLNAASPALYGSNSWGSVKQIIAGDFNGDGKTDLAAVWGDGSLHLYTGDGKGNLNPPTAMWGDKSWSGIKLLAAGDYTSDGNADILAEWSDGTLHSYVGDGNGQLTPGKQMIGGNTWTTVAHLIPGDFSGDGRTDLAAVWGDGTLHLYTGDGQGNLATGVSMWDDNSWSTVRLAA; encoded by the coding sequence TTGACCATCTCCGGAGATGCGGCCGGCAACCTCAAGGCCACCGACGCCACGGACGCTGTCTTCTTCACCTCACCCGCGGCCATGATGTGGGATTCCAGCACCGTTTCGTCGGCCGGCTCCAGCCCGAGCCCAGCGGCTGACGGCACCGCGAGGATGTCTGCTGCAGCGGTTGCGGCATCCGGCTCACCGGCCACGTCGCCTTCCGGCCAGACGGAACAGTCCTCCCCGGAGGGTCCCGGGCATGGGGCGCACATCGCGCAGATTCCGGCACGAGTGTCAGCAGGCCATGTGACGCTCACGCCCGACAGCAGCGTCCTGCACGGCCCGAAGACCCATTACCCGGTCTACATCGATCCGCCCTGGAACCCCGCCTACGCCTCGGATCCCAAGACGGCCTACGACGAGGTGCAGCAGGGCTGTCCCGACAAGAACGCCTTGAACTCCTCCACCGTCCCGTACAACACGCCCGGCGTCGGCATGAACGACTACAGCGGCTGCATCGGCAAGGAGGAGGCATACTTCCAGTTCAAGGTCGACCCGCGGTTGTGGAGCAGCCTGGCGCACGTGGTCCACGCCACCTTCAAGGCCGTTGAGGTGTACTCCGCCTCCTGCTCGCTCTCCTCCGATGTCCGCACGTACCTGACAGGCGCCATCGGCAGCGGTACCACCTGGAACACCAAGCCGGACCTGGGCACCCTGCAGGACACCCAAACCTACGGGCCGGCCTGCACCAGCGCTCCCTCCAAGGGTTTTGACGTCACCGACGCCTTCACCAAGGCTGCCTCCGGAAACTGGTCGGCCGTCGCGTTCGCCATGGTGGCAGCGGACGAATCCAACGATCTGTACTTCCGGCGATTTGCGGACAACCCCACAGTCACCGTGGAATACGACACGGCCCCCGTGGTTTCCTCGGCCAGTACCAGCCCGGACGCCGCCACCATCGGCCACACCACGGTCACGCTCAACGCATATGTCACCGACGCGGACCAAGGCGCCCTGATTCAGGCGAAGTTCACGCTGAAGGGCAAGGACGCCGGCGGCCATACCGTCTATCCGGTCAGCGACTCCCCGAGTCAGCCCGTCATGCCATCCACCACCGTCACGCAAAGCGGCAACATCAGCTGGAAGGTGGGTTACCTCCCCACCGGCAGCTACACCTGGACCGTCCAGGCCTACGACGGAAAGTACCTGTCCGCGGTGAAGACCTATGCCTTCAAGGTCGATGCCACCGCCCCGGGCGCTCCCACCGTCGTGGCCCCTGCGATCGAGGCCGGAACCACCCCAGCCGCCAGGACACAGGTCGAGTTCGACATCTACCCGCCGGCCGACGGCAAGGACATCGTCAAGTACGCCTACAACTGGGGCACAGCGCCGCCATCCGTCAACCCTCCGCTTACCGTCGCCGCGAAGTCCGGCGGAGCGATGACTCCGCTGTTCGCGGTGCCGCGAGGGTTCCTGCACGACGTTCTGTATGTGTATGCGATCGACAGTGCCGGCAATCAGTCAGGCGCCAATTACATTGCCTTCAATACGCTCGTGCCCGCCACCACGGACGTTACCGGGGACCTCTCCGGGGACGGCAAGCCCGACCTGATCATCCCTGGAGCCGACGGCAACCTACGGCTTTATCCGGCCACTGGGGCCGGCGGCCTGGACGGCTCCGTGAACCTCTACCTCAAGCAGGTGGGCGACAGCACCGACTTCACCGGTGCGAGGATCGCCGTCGGTACCTTCCGTCACGGTGCCGAGCAGGACATCCTCGCCGTTGCCAAGAGCGGTCAGGCTTACATCTACGCCGGCAACGGTGATGCCGAGCCGGTGCCGTGCTCAGTGGAAACCGGCGGCTGCGGCAACTCGGCGCTGGCGAAGGCGGCCATCGTCGACGATGCATCCTTCACCTGGTCGAAGGTCACGCAGGTCACCGCCGACGACTCACAGTACGCGTCTGCAATGTCGCCAAACCTGTGGGTGACAACGAGTGATGGCAGCCTCTACTGGCTCAAGGGCACTCCGGCCACCGGCGTCTTCGAGGCGCCGACGCTTCTGGCCACTGGCTGGCAGAACAAGACCATCGCCTACGCGGGCGTCGTCGGCGGCTATCCGGCTCTGTGGGCCCGGGACACCTCCAGCGGTGAGCTCGACCTGTTCACCAGCACGGCCGATGTGCCTGCCGGATCCCCCGCCAGTAACAAGACCGTCACTGCCGCATCGGGCTGGGCCTCCAACGCCCATGCCGACCTCTTCTCCGCCGGCGGAGCCAACACCGGCACGGGCACGCCGGATCTGTGGGCCACCGACAACCAGGCGGTGCAGAACGTCTTCTACTACCCCGCCGGCACCACTGCGGGCGCATTGGCGGCTGGCAACCGAGTCCAGACCATCAGCCCCAGCGACGACTTCACTAGCGACGGCCAGGCCGACATCCTCGCTGAATGGAACGACGGCACCCTCCACCTGTACACCGGAGAAGGCGCAGGCCAGCTCACCGACGGCAAACAGATCTGGGACTCCAGCTGGGGCGCGATCCAGCTCATGGTCTCCGGCGACTTCAATGGCGATGGGAAGGGTGATGTCGCCAGCGAATGGAACGACGGCACATTGCACCTGTATACGGGCACGGGAACCGGCGGGCTCAACGCCGCCAGCCCGGCGCTGTACGGCAGCAACTCGTGGGGCAGCGTGAAACAGATCATCGCCGGAGACTTCAACGGCGATGGAAAAACCGACCTCGCCGCCGTCTGGGGTGACGGGAGCCTTCACCTTTACACCGGTGACGGCAAGGGCAACCTCAACCCACCCACCGCTATGTGGGGTGACAAATCCTGGAGCGGGATCAAGTTGCTCGCCGCGGGTGACTACACCAGCGACGGCAACGCCGACATCCTGGCCGAATGGAGCGACGGCACCCTGCACTCCTACGTCGGTGATGGCAACGGCCAGCTGACTCCCGGTAAGCAGATGATCGGTGGTAACACCTGGACCACGGTTGCCCACCTGATCCCCGGCGACTTCTCCGGCGACGGCAGGACCGACCTCGCAGCCGTCTGGGGCGACGGAACCCTCCACCTCTACACCGGCGACGGCCAGGGCAATCTCGCCACCGGTGTGAGCATGTGGGACGACAACAGTTGGTCGACCGTCAGACTCGCCGCTTGA